The DNA segment CGGGGTGGTCCGTTCCGGTCCCCTTCCCCGAGTGGGCGACCACGGCCGCGGTCGAGGCGGCGGGAACCGACTCGCTCCGCGAGAGCCTGAAGCGCCGGACGCCGATCGGTCGGCCCGGGACGACCGATCGTTCCGCGAGCGCCGCCGACGTCGAGGTGAGCGTCGAGCGATCGGTCGGAGATGACCTCCTGGAATCGCTGGCGACGCTCTACGTCGAGGCGACGGCCGAGTACGACCTCGCCTTTCGGCGCGAGGCCGACGACCTCCGTCACCTGCTCGCCCACCCGCGGCTGCTCGGCGTCGTCACGGCGAGGCGGGACGGGACCGTCGTCGGCGCGGCGCCGGTCGCGCTCACCGAGACGGAAGACACGCTCGAGGCGTGGGTGCTCGACCTCGTCGCCGCCGACGGCGACGTCCGCGACGCGCTGGTTGCGGGGATCGAGGAGGCCGCGATCGAGCGGGACGCGGACATGGCGCTGCTGCTCTCGGACGCGGACCCCGGGACGGCGTGGGCCCAGATCGATAGACAGGTGCTGATGTGGACGTCGTACGGCGCCGACACGCGATCGCTCGAAACTGACTCGCTGTTCATGGGGCTCTACGACGTCGTGTGACGCCGTCCCCCGCGCGGAGCCGGTTCGGGGATCGACGCTCCGGCGACTACCGCGACGCCTCGGCCATGGCGCGGAACCACCCCCACGCCGGCAGCACCGTCTCCCTGAACGGGCGGTAGTCGTAGCCGAGCTCCTCGCGCGCCTTGGCGCTGTCGTAGAAGTGCGTGTCCGTCGCCAGCTCCGCCATCTCGGCGTTGAACGGGAAGATCCGTCGACCGGTCCGGCGGTTCACGACGCCCACGGCGGGCCCGGCCGCTCTGATCGCGGCCGCCGGGACCGTGATCCGGGGAGCCGACCCGCCGATCTCCTCGGCGATCACCTCGAGGGCCTCCCGGTACCGCAGGTTCTCGCCCCCGAGGACGTAGTGTTCGCCCGGCTCTCCCTGTTCCATCGCCCGTACGATCCCGGCCGCGACGTCCTCGACGCCGACGAAGCTCGCGCCGCCGGGGGGATGCGCGAACAGCTTCGGGTCGCTCGCGAGCGCGAAGAACCGTGCGGTGAACCCCTCGTCTCCCGGGCCGAAGATCGACGTCGGGTGCACGGTGACCGCGTCAAGGCCGCGACTGGTCGCCGCGTCCACGATCCGCTCTGCCGCCGCCTTCGACTGCTGGTAGGCGCCGATCGGGGGCGCCACGTCCGTCTCGTCAGCGACGCCGTCGGCCCGCCGCGTTCCGGCCGTGCTCGTGAACACGAGGCGCTCGACCCCGGCGTCGAGGCACGCCTCGACGACATTTCGCGTCCCGATCTCGTTGACCGCCCGGACGGTCCGCTCGTCGGCGCTCTGTAACCCGGTCCCGGCGAGGTGGTACACCTCGTCGTGACCGTCGACGACCGCTCGCACGGCCGCTTCGTCGAACACGTCCAACCGCTCCCACCGGACGGCGTCGTCGGACTCGTCGGGCGCCGACGAGCTGTGTCGGGTGGCGGTGACGGTCCCGTTCTCGTCCCCTTCCTCGTCCGCGAGCCGTTCCAGGAGGTACGAACCGAGGAACCCGCTCGCGCCCGTGACGAGCGCGTCGGCGGCTCCGGTCATCGGTCCATCAGCTGCGGCGGCAGCTGATCCCCCGTGACGCGAGCGTACAGCCGGTACCCCGACGTCATCAGCCTCGACGGCGACCCCTCGCTGACCGACTCGTCCGGGAGCTCGTCGGCCAGCGCGCGGGCGTCGAGGCCGCGAACCCGAGCGGGTCGGTCGTCGCGCGCGGCCCCCCTCGGGAGCGCGTCTCGGTCCAGACCCAGCAGATACGCCGTGACCCGTTCGACCTCGAACGGGTCGGCGCTCGCGAGCAGCGCCCGCGTCCGCCGCGGCGCGCCGACGTACGAGTAGGTCGCGTCCAACACCGCACCGATCGGGTCGGCCGCCGCGGCGAAGGAGTCAACCTCGAAAGCGGTCGGTTCCCGGCTCAACGCGGCCGCCGCGAGACGGTCGAAACAGCCGGCGAGCGTCGGATCCTCCCGGCGGCGGAGCGCGGGCACGACGAGCGCGTCGTCCAACAGCCGTTCGGGCGCAGTCACGACCGTCTCCTGGTCGTCGACGGAGACCGTCCGACTCGCCTGCGGCCCGGCGTCGGGGTCGAAGTACTCGACGCCGGACCGCTCGACGAGCCGGTCGTAGCCGAGATACGTCGCGCAGGACGCGTCGTCGGACCACGCGGTCGCGGCGCGGGCGATCTCGACCCCGTCGACGGCCTCGGCCGCGAGCAGGCGGTCGACGAGGGCCGAGACGGTGTCCGGATTCGTCACCGTCCCCGTGCTCGGGTGGTAGGGGTAGTGGAGGTCCGGGACGAGCACGACCCGACCCTCGAACTCGACGTCGGCGTTACCGAGCACCTCGGCGACGCCCTCGGCGATCGCGTCGGGCTCGCAGTCCGGGAGCCGCGCGCCGTGAACGATCGTCATCGCGTCACCTCGATCGGTTCCTCGACCCCCTCGGCCATCCGGTACGCCTCCGTCACGAGCTCGACGGCTCGCGCGCCGTCGGCGCCCGTGACGGGCGGCTCGCGTCCCTCCTTCACCGCCGAGACGAACTCCGTCAGCGCGTGGTAGTGCGCCTGGTAGAAGTACGTCGGCTTGAATATCTCCGGCTTGCGGCCGCGGACCCGGTTCCCGACGTTCTCCAGCGCGGACCGGGCCGCGTGGCCCACGAAGTTCGACGGCATGAACTCCTCGCTCGACAGCGAGTCCGCGATCCCGTCGAGGCGCATCCCACCGGTGACGTTCGGCGGGTCCTCCCACTGGAAGAAGCCGCAGGACAGCGTCGCGGTCGTTCCCGACTCGGCCGAGACGACGAGGGTCGCGGCGTCCTCGTACGGGAGCGTCAGCGTCCGGTCGAGGCTCGCGTGCTCGACGGTTAGGTCGCCGAAGAACCACGCAAGGACGTCGAGCAGGTGGACGCCGAGATCGAGGAGCGCGCCACCGCCCGTCGCCTCCGGGTCGAGCTGCCAGCCCGCCGGCGTCTCCCTCGCGGGGGGACTCGAGAACGGGCCGTTGTTGAACCGCCAGATCGAGCAGGTCGGCACGTGACCGATCGACCCCTCGTCGTACCGCTCTTTGACCCGGCGGACCTCGGGGCGGTACCGGCTGGTGTGGTCGACGCCAAGGGAGACGCCCGCGCGGTCGGCCGCTCGGAGCATCTCCTCGGCCTCGTCGGGGTTCCGCGCGAACGGCTTCTCGACGAAGGCGTGACAGCCGGCTTCGACGGCTGCGATCGTCGCCTCCGCGTGCAGGAACGGGGGGAGCGCGACGACGACGACGTCCGGGTCGGCGGTCGCGAGCAGCTCCTCGTACTCCTCGTACGCGTTCGTCGCGCCGAGCGCGAGCGCCCGCTCCCGATTCTCGTCGACGACGTCGGCGACGGCGACGCGGTCCACGTCGTCGCACGCCAACAGCGTCTGCAGGTGGACGGTCCCGATGTTCCCGACGCCGAAGACGCCCACGTCGACGGCGTCGGTCATCGGCCGTCGGACGACGCCGGCTTCGGCGGCGGTCCGTCGCTCCGGTTCCGGTCACCCGAGGGGGCGCTCCGCTCCGTGGCTCCGCGAACTGTGCTGGGTCGTCCGCCCGGACCGGGGTGTGGACCGCTCGGGTCGGCGCGCGGACCGTCCGCTTCGCCGCGTGGCCTGTTCGGGTTCATCTGTCGTGGAGTAGCGATCGGACCGTATTTGGTATGCAGTGCCTGTGAGGCGGCGATCGGTCGACAGTCCCGTTATATCGCTGCTAACTCCGCGCGATCGACCTTCGGAGGCGCGTCGGGAGTCGCCGGTGAGAGACTCACGGCGAGGAGAAGACCGAGCCGCGACGGCGGAACAGATCCTCGTTCTCTCGGACCGCCGCGTCGACCGAGCCGGTGACGTCGGCCCGTTCGACGATGTCGACGATGAGCGCCGTCAGGTTACACTTGTCAGCGAGGAACTCGCGCCGCTTGCGCTCCCACTCCGCCGCCGTGTCGTCCCTCGTGAGCAGCTCCTCGGCGGTCGAGACGACCGAGTCGAACTCGGAGAAGTTGTAGACGAGCCCGGCCCGTTCCAGCTCCTTGAAGTTCCCCATGTCGTCGTCGCCGACGAAGGAGTTCGAGCGGATCCCGGGCGTGCCGAGGAGCGCGGCCTCGGTGATCATCGTCTGCGTGTCGGCGATGAGCAGCTCGGCCTCCGCGAGCGCCTCGTGCATCAGGGCCGGATGCGCGTCGTACGGCTCCGCCGCGCTCTCGCCGACGTCGAGCGCGCCCGTCTCGTCGGAGACGAACACCCTCGCGTGCTCGGAGAGCCGGGCAATCAGCTCCTCTTTCTGGGCCGGCGTGAATCCCCGCCGACCGACGTCGTGGTGGCCGTTGAACGCGTTGAACCGGACGAGAACGAACGGGTCGTCGCCGACGCCGAGCTCCTCTCGGACCGTCCCCGTGCTCGCGTAGACGTCCGGGTGGAGGTACGCCGTCTCCTTCAGACCGGTGAACGCGTAGTGTTTCGGTCCGAGGTTCCGCGTGAACGCGTCGGGAGTGAGGAACGCCTCCACGAACGGGGACATGGCGACGTGACGCCACGCCATCGGCTCCGAGTCGGTCACCGAGACCGCGGGCGTCCGCGAGACCGCGCCGGCAAACGCCGAGTAGAGACCCATCCCGAAGACGAGATCGAGGTCCTCTTTCTGGAGAATTCGGTAGATGTTTCGCAGGTGGCTCGGAAGCTGGAGGAACAGGTTTCGCTTCGTTTCGTCGCGGGTGGCGTACCGGTAGTGGTTGATGCCGAAGTACTCTAGGAGGTCCAGCGCGCACCCGTCGTCGCGAGCGAACACGACTGTCTCGTGGCCCCGCTCTTCCAGTTCCCCTATCGCGTTACGGTACAGGTGGACGTGCGCGGGGGTGTTGGTGAATATGCCGACTCGCATGCTGGTTAGGGTGCCTACGGCGCTTTCGGGTATAGTTACGAAGAATCTACCGCCGGTCGAATAGGCGTTGGCACCGCCACCGCTGAAGCGGAAGCCGGCGATCGAGGAGCCCTGCGACTGGATATCCGTCTCGCGCGCGACCGGTTCGATCGCCGGGAGACGGTCGCTGACGGACCGTCCGCCGTCCGGTAGGACAGACATAACAAAAGCCGCCGAGCGGTTGTCCCCTAGCAATGAAGCGACGGGCCCTCCTCGGATCCCTCGCGATCGGCTGTGGCGCTTCTCTCGCCGGCTGCGGCGGCCGAGACGACTCTATCGATACGTCGAGGGAGCCGTCGAGAGACCGGTCGGACGCGGAGCCGAGCGAGGAACAGACGGAATGGGAGACGCTGCGGGAGCGGTTCGGTTTCGAAGAGCGAGTGGACGCCGTCGACGACCTCGAATGGGACCCGAACGGGTTGTTCCCCATCGACGACTCCCTGGTCGAGAGTTTCGAACGGGACGTCCTCGTCGAGGTGCCGCCGGGAGAGTACAAGATCCTGGAGCCGATAGAGGGCGAGGGCGTGTCCAACTGGGGGGTCCGCGGAGTCGGCGAGGATCGAACGGACGTGCGGTTCACGACCAACGAGGGTTCTCGAGTGGATTTCAAGCTGCTGGCCGCGAGCGACGTGCTCCTCGAGAACTTCGCGTTCGACCAGGGCGACCGGTTCGACCGCTCGATGGGGATGACGTTCTTCGTCGAGGACAACCTCCGCATCCGCAACGTCGAAAAAGCCGGTGCGAATCCGACGGAGAACCCGACCGGCGTCAGCGCGCTCGCCTTGAACGTCACCGACCCGAACGGGTCCGCCGTCGTGGACACCCTCGTGCGAACGGGGCCGCAGGAGTTCCTCCCCTATCCGCGGAACGAACTCTGCGTCTTCTCCGGACGGAGCCACCGGGGGACGGTCACGTACCGAAACCTCGACATCCGCAACGCCGGAGAGAACGGGGTCTACGCGTCGAAGTGTCCCGGAGACGTCCACGTCGAAGGCGGATTCTACAAGAACAACCGAAACGACGGCGTCCGCATCTCCGGAGACGGGTCGTACATCAGCGGCGCGACCGTCGTCATCGACTCCGACGACTTCCACCCGCAGAACCGAGGCGTGGAAGGAAACATGCGCGGGATCCGGATGCAGTCCGGCAATAAGGGGCTGACCGGTGGCGTCATCGAGGACACCACCTTGGAGCTTCGCTCGACCTTCCGGACGCAGTCGTTGGTACACATCGCGCACAACCAGGGCGGGATGGTGCTGCGCGACTCCGAGCTGAAGAACTGGACGGACCACTTCTCGTTCCGGGCGATCGCACCCTCCGAGTACGTCGACGAACCGTGGGGCGTCACGTTGGAGAACGTCCGGATCGAGGAGCACGGGGGGTTCGGATCGGCGCTCAAGATAGACAGCCGACCGAACTCGGTCCTTCGAGACGTGACCGTCGAAACGCCCCGGGAGTTCGGTCTCCGTCACGGGATCACCGTCGTCGACAGCGAGGGGACCGTCTTCGAGGACGTGACGATCGATACGAACGGGATCCCGCTCAGGATCGAACGGCCGTCGATACCGGTCGACGACTACTCCGTCGAGTTCAGGGGCACCAACGAGTTCAACATGCGTCGAAACTTCGGTCTCGACGGGTCGCTCGACCTGCCGATCGGCGGAGACCGGACCGTGTTCCCGTTCCGAGACGCCGGCGAGGACGTGAGCGCGCTCCTCGTTACCGGGGTGGAGGACGACCGACTCAGTTTCCGCCAGGTGCGCGAGTAACCGAGGCGGGTCTGGCGCGCGCGGATCGCAGTCCGTTATTGTCGGCTTATTAAACTGAACGCCGAACTACCGCTCTCAGTTTATTTGATTTCTGTCTGACTTTTCCCCGGCCCCTGAGACGTTTTTCGACCCGTCTCAGACGTTAATTATCCATTAACAGCCCCAGAAACCGCTATTTCTGTACCTGCCAAAACATCCATACAACGATGAATATCATTCCAGTATTAATGAACTTCGGAGACATTCACGTAACTCTAAATATATAAGATAAGAAACAGTTATTAGTGGTAATTCCTGATTAACAGTCGCGATGGATTCGAAAGCACACCATAACGAGTGCAAAAATGAAACGGAGCAGCACACGGGCTGCTCGGAGAACGGGCTTCTCAATCGACGCAAGTACCTCAGTCTCAGCGCGGCGGCGGTCGGCGCCGTCGGGGTCGGCTCCGGCGCGACGGCCGCCGCTTCCTCGGGGGCCGCGGAACGCAACGGGATCACCTTCGATCGGGTCGTCAACGCGACCACCGACCTCGGAATCGACGACGGCGACCGAGTGGACAGCGCGCTCGGTGACGCGGCGAACGAGGACGGCACGCTCGTCCAGTTCCCGCCGGGGGAGTACCTCGTCCGGAGCTCGATGAGCGTCCGCGCGGACAACTTCGGGATCGAAAGCACGACCGGAAACCGCGAGGACGTCGTGTTCAAGCCCGTGTCCGGGACCGATCCCACGATGTTCCGTCCCAGGGACGATCCCTCGGGGTTCTACGTGGGGTCCGTCACGCTCGACCGCCGCGACGAGTGGGACAGCTCGCTGACGCTCATGCGGGGGAACTTCTCCGATAAGGTGTACGTAACCGACCTCCTCGTCAACGGGTGGGCGCCCGACGGCGGCGAACAGCTGCTCATCTTCAACATCGTCGACTCGAGCGGCTCCGCGCTCGTGGACGGCGTGACTCGTCGGGGACCGAGTCAGTTCCCCGCGTACCCGGGCACGACCATCACCATCTTCAACGGACGGGGAACCACGGGGGACATCACGTACCGGAACCTCGAGATCCACAACGCCACGGAGTCCGGACTCTACGCCGGGAAGGCCAGGGGGGCCACGCGCGTCGAAGACAGTTACTTCAAGAACTGCGCG comes from the Halorubrum depositum genome and includes:
- a CDS encoding GNAT family N-acetyltransferase gives rise to the protein MTDEYEVVRGLPDEEELLGLLCEAFGNWGDEAFLRWKYDRPGVEPATGYHVVRNGELAAFRGMFERTIEGPGGGYDCHVCGDACVAEAHRGEGLYSRIRDATESDIERSGSDFCGIFTRKGHIPFEVGLDRGWKYRTLPLYLRVLSPGNVIPHYARLVLDEDGTAADLLDRLGGRVTLRSGGESLRLDRLLGESKTESGWSVPVPFPEWATTAAVEAAGTDSLRESLKRRTPIGRPGTTDRSASAADVEVSVERSVGDDLLESLATLYVEATAEYDLAFRREADDLRHLLAHPRLLGVVTARRDGTVVGAAPVALTETEDTLEAWVLDLVAADGDVRDALVAGIEEAAIERDADMALLLSDADPGTAWAQIDRQVLMWTSYGADTRSLETDSLFMGLYDVV
- a CDS encoding NAD-dependent epimerase/dehydratase family protein; the protein is MTGAADALVTGASGFLGSYLLERLADEEGDENGTVTATRHSSSAPDESDDAVRWERLDVFDEAAVRAVVDGHDEVYHLAGTGLQSADERTVRAVNEIGTRNVVEACLDAGVERLVFTSTAGTRRADGVADETDVAPPIGAYQQSKAAAERIVDAATSRGLDAVTVHPTSIFGPGDEGFTARFFALASDPKLFAHPPGGASFVGVEDVAAGIVRAMEQGEPGEHYVLGGENLRYREALEVIAEEIGGSAPRITVPAAAIRAAGPAVGVVNRRTGRRIFPFNAEMAELATDTHFYDSAKAREELGYDYRPFRETVLPAWGWFRAMAEASR
- a CDS encoding DUF362 domain-containing protein; translation: MTIVHGARLPDCEPDAIAEGVAEVLGNADVEFEGRVVLVPDLHYPYHPSTGTVTNPDTVSALVDRLLAAEAVDGVEIARAATAWSDDASCATYLGYDRLVERSGVEYFDPDAGPQASRTVSVDDQETVVTAPERLLDDALVVPALRRREDPTLAGCFDRLAAAALSREPTAFEVDSFAAAADPIGAVLDATYSYVGAPRRTRALLASADPFEVERVTAYLLGLDRDALPRGAARDDRPARVRGLDARALADELPDESVSEGSPSRLMTSGYRLYARVTGDQLPPQLMDR
- a CDS encoding Gfo/Idh/MocA family protein yields the protein MTDAVDVGVFGVGNIGTVHLQTLLACDDVDRVAVADVVDENRERALALGATNAYEEYEELLATADPDVVVVALPPFLHAEATIAAVEAGCHAFVEKPFARNPDEAEEMLRAADRAGVSLGVDHTSRYRPEVRRVKERYDEGSIGHVPTCSIWRFNNGPFSSPPARETPAGWQLDPEATGGGALLDLGVHLLDVLAWFFGDLTVEHASLDRTLTLPYEDAATLVVSAESGTTATLSCGFFQWEDPPNVTGGMRLDGIADSLSSEEFMPSNFVGHAARSALENVGNRVRGRKPEIFKPTYFYQAHYHALTEFVSAVKEGREPPVTGADGARAVELVTEAYRMAEGVEEPIEVTR